One stretch of Zhihengliuella flava DNA includes these proteins:
- a CDS encoding TetR/AcrR family transcriptional regulator encodes MTTPPHSVSRREQNKAATRAAIVEAALDLVRRAPTEPVTAESIAEAANISRRTFFNYFSSVEAALNVPLDDFLESAVAHLATGPESLPAAEAAIRALRESFTPERLEPVAELFLLAQTNPQLSRMQMESWNDCAERVVDFLRTAAPDAPALASAAFAHAVVGVGRAAFLHWGQRFDDAAVLDSAPPSAHRFRPDHEATEELHELLLEAMTQLRDGFSALQTRAQ; translated from the coding sequence GTGACCACTCCACCGCACTCCGTCTCCCGCCGCGAGCAAAACAAAGCAGCCACCCGCGCCGCCATCGTTGAGGCGGCGCTGGACCTCGTCCGCCGAGCCCCCACCGAGCCGGTCACGGCCGAGAGCATTGCCGAAGCGGCCAACATCTCCCGGCGGACGTTCTTTAACTACTTCAGTTCGGTCGAAGCCGCCCTCAACGTTCCGCTCGACGACTTCCTGGAGTCCGCCGTGGCGCACCTTGCCACCGGGCCGGAGAGCTTGCCCGCCGCCGAGGCGGCCATCCGGGCGCTGCGAGAGAGTTTCACCCCCGAGCGCCTCGAGCCCGTCGCCGAGCTGTTCTTGCTCGCCCAGACGAATCCGCAGCTCTCCCGGATGCAAATGGAATCGTGGAACGACTGCGCCGAGCGCGTCGTCGACTTCCTGCGCACTGCGGCGCCCGATGCTCCAGCCCTCGCGTCGGCCGCCTTTGCCCACGCCGTCGTGGGCGTCGGCCGGGCCGCTTTCCTGCACTGGGGGCAACGGTTCGACGACGCCGCGGTGCTCGACTCGGCTCCACCGAGTGCTCACCGCTTCCGCCCCGATCACGAGGCCACCGAGGAGCTCCACGAGCTCCTCCTAGAGGCCATGACCCAATTGCGGGACGGCTTTAGCGCCCTACAAACCCGCGCCCAATAA
- a CDS encoding MMPL family transporter gives MASFLYRLGRAAAHFRWWFVSAWVAVIAIVALGASMFMGTLTNQFSIPGTETQQTLDRLQEEMPDAAGGTGTIVFQTQDGSEFTEEQRAEVQRALKELAALDEVNEARDPFALQDDLDDAVTQLEDAREEIASGEEELADGRQQLEDGKEQLADGRAEVEDGRAQLEEARAEVADGWEQLEAGQAELNAGAAELEDGRAQLNSGRAQLEDGKEQLAAGEAQYQDGLAEYQAGAAQVADGREQLTAAEQQLEESAAQLEAGQQQYEAGVAELTSQFGVSTLEEASAALDAQQEQLDANTELSDAERAAAQEQIDTGRAGITELQESSAQLEAGRAELESGRQQLEAQRSELEAAAAQLPAAKQELDAARAELDAAAAEIETNEARLQQAAAEIAAGEDELAAGQAEIAENRAKLEAAEQEIADNAAQLDEAEATLDEEEAKLPEAEQELADGAAELEQAREDIALGTRQAAASEGLRFISEDGTTAAATIQFFGQTDALDTETRDEIRAIATSVESAGVQADLSQQLVQDVSEVFGIAEVIGLAIAAVVLLVMLGTVVAAGLPLIMAVLGVGVGVGGTLAFSSLIEMPSITPALALMLGLAVGIDYSLFIVHRHRTQLLGGMELRESIARATGTSGNAVVFAGLTVVIALAALVVPGLPFLSILGLSAAFTVAVAVLMSVTLTPAVLSVIGMRLLSRKARAKAAVAAQAPVPAAHESRTSSPRGWGAVVTRHPWLTTMATVLLLGAVALPATDLRTALPDGGAEPAGSTARTAYDTMSERFGAGYNGPLLVVADLPRDESGEPLNDDDALRANLDVADYLRDVDGVVAAVPASINEDNTVGILQVVPEEGPASEETEALVHELRDAAADIEAATGADVALTGQVAAQIDVTEKLMDSLPLYLTVVVGLSLVLLLLVFRSIVVPLLATAGFLLSLFAAFGATTAVYQWGWLSSVFGVDSPGPIMSFLPILLIGILFGLAMDYQVFLVSGMREAYVHGEDPRRAVTSGLKQAAPVVTAAALIMASVFAGFIFSHLTMIRALGFSLAVGVLVDAFLIRMTLTPAVMYLLGRHAWYLPKWLDKMLPDVDVEGAKLNEHLPGADSPRSPETAELPATSYAEAGAGSSR, from the coding sequence GTGGCTTCTTTCCTCTACCGGCTCGGCCGCGCCGCAGCCCACTTCCGCTGGTGGTTCGTCAGCGCGTGGGTGGCGGTCATCGCGATCGTCGCGCTGGGCGCGTCCATGTTCATGGGCACGCTGACCAATCAGTTCTCCATCCCGGGAACGGAAACGCAGCAGACGCTGGACCGGCTCCAGGAAGAGATGCCGGACGCCGCTGGCGGCACGGGCACCATCGTTTTCCAAACCCAGGACGGTAGCGAGTTCACCGAGGAGCAGCGCGCCGAAGTTCAGCGCGCCCTCAAAGAACTGGCCGCGCTCGACGAGGTGAACGAGGCCCGCGACCCGTTTGCGTTGCAGGACGACCTCGACGACGCCGTCACGCAACTGGAGGACGCTCGAGAGGAAATCGCCTCCGGCGAAGAGGAGCTAGCCGACGGCCGCCAACAGCTGGAGGACGGCAAAGAGCAACTCGCCGACGGACGGGCCGAGGTCGAAGACGGGCGCGCCCAGTTGGAGGAGGCCCGCGCTGAGGTGGCCGACGGCTGGGAGCAGCTCGAAGCCGGTCAGGCGGAACTCAACGCCGGTGCTGCCGAGCTCGAAGACGGACGCGCTCAGCTCAACAGCGGCCGTGCCCAGCTCGAGGACGGCAAGGAGCAGCTCGCCGCCGGAGAGGCACAGTATCAAGACGGTCTCGCCGAGTATCAGGCCGGCGCCGCGCAGGTTGCCGACGGCCGCGAACAGCTCACGGCCGCAGAGCAACAGCTCGAGGAAAGCGCCGCGCAGCTCGAGGCCGGTCAGCAGCAGTACGAGGCGGGCGTAGCCGAGCTCACCAGTCAGTTCGGTGTCTCGACGTTGGAAGAGGCCTCCGCCGCGCTCGATGCGCAGCAAGAGCAGCTCGACGCCAACACGGAGCTCTCCGACGCCGAGCGCGCGGCTGCGCAGGAGCAGATCGATACGGGCCGCGCCGGCATCACCGAGTTGCAGGAGTCCTCCGCGCAGCTGGAGGCGGGCCGCGCCGAGCTGGAGTCGGGACGCCAGCAACTCGAAGCCCAGCGCTCCGAGTTGGAGGCGGCCGCGGCCCAGCTGCCCGCGGCCAAGCAGGAACTCGACGCCGCCCGCGCCGAGCTCGACGCAGCCGCGGCCGAGATCGAGACCAACGAGGCGCGCCTACAACAGGCCGCCGCGGAGATTGCGGCGGGCGAGGACGAGCTCGCCGCCGGCCAGGCGGAAATTGCGGAGAACCGCGCCAAGCTTGAGGCCGCGGAGCAAGAAATCGCGGACAACGCGGCCCAGCTCGACGAGGCGGAAGCAACCCTCGACGAGGAGGAGGCCAAGCTGCCCGAGGCGGAGCAGGAGCTCGCCGACGGTGCCGCCGAGCTAGAGCAGGCGCGCGAGGACATTGCCCTCGGCACCCGCCAAGCCGCGGCCAGCGAGGGTCTGCGGTTCATCTCCGAGGACGGCACCACCGCGGCCGCCACCATCCAGTTCTTCGGGCAGACCGACGCGCTGGACACTGAGACGCGCGACGAGATTCGTGCCATCGCCACCTCCGTCGAGTCGGCCGGAGTGCAGGCCGATTTGTCCCAGCAACTCGTCCAAGACGTCTCCGAGGTGTTCGGTATCGCCGAGGTGATCGGCTTGGCGATTGCCGCCGTCGTGCTCCTGGTCATGCTCGGCACGGTGGTGGCGGCAGGACTGCCACTCATCATGGCGGTCTTGGGCGTCGGCGTCGGCGTCGGCGGAACGCTGGCGTTCTCCTCATTGATCGAGATGCCCTCGATCACCCCGGCCCTAGCGCTCATGCTCGGCTTGGCGGTCGGCATCGACTACTCGCTGTTCATCGTCCATCGCCACCGCACCCAGCTCCTCGGTGGCATGGAGCTGCGCGAGTCGATCGCTCGTGCCACCGGCACCAGCGGCAACGCTGTGGTCTTTGCGGGCCTGACGGTGGTCATCGCGCTGGCCGCCCTCGTGGTCCCGGGCCTGCCGTTCCTGTCCATTTTGGGCCTGTCCGCGGCCTTCACGGTGGCCGTCGCCGTGCTCATGTCCGTGACACTCACTCCGGCGGTGCTGTCCGTGATCGGCATGCGCCTGCTGTCCCGCAAGGCCCGGGCCAAGGCGGCCGTCGCAGCGCAGGCACCGGTGCCCGCGGCGCACGAGTCCCGCACGTCCTCCCCGCGGGGCTGGGGCGCCGTCGTCACGCGCCACCCGTGGCTGACCACGATGGCGACAGTCCTGCTGCTCGGCGCCGTCGCGCTGCCCGCCACCGACCTGCGGACCGCACTGCCCGACGGCGGTGCAGAACCGGCCGGCAGCACCGCGCGGACGGCGTACGACACGATGAGCGAGCGCTTCGGCGCGGGGTACAACGGACCACTGCTCGTCGTCGCCGATCTGCCCCGGGACGAGTCGGGCGAGCCTCTGAACGACGACGATGCCCTGCGCGCCAACCTGGACGTCGCTGACTACTTGCGGGACGTCGACGGCGTCGTGGCAGCCGTTCCCGCCTCCATCAACGAGGACAACACGGTCGGCATCCTCCAAGTGGTCCCCGAAGAGGGGCCCGCGTCTGAGGAGACGGAGGCGCTCGTCCACGAGTTGCGCGACGCCGCGGCGGACATCGAGGCGGCGACGGGCGCCGACGTGGCCCTCACCGGCCAGGTCGCAGCCCAGATCGACGTGACCGAGAAGCTCATGGACTCCCTGCCGCTGTACCTCACGGTCGTCGTCGGGCTGTCGCTGGTCCTGCTGCTGCTCGTGTTCCGGTCGATCGTGGTTCCGCTGCTGGCCACGGCAGGGTTCCTGCTCTCGCTGTTCGCCGCCTTCGGCGCCACCACGGCCGTCTACCAGTGGGGTTGGCTCTCCTCGGTCTTCGGCGTGGATTCGCCCGGTCCGATCATGAGCTTCCTACCCATCCTCCTGATCGGCATCCTCTTCGGCCTGGCCATGGACTATCAGGTGTTCTTGGTCTCCGGTATGCGCGAGGCGTACGTCCACGGCGAGGATCCGCGCCGAGCCGTCACCTCCGGGCTGAAGCAGGCCGCGCCGGTGGTCACCGCGGCAGCCCTGATCATGGCCAGCGTCTTCGCCGGCTTCATCTTCAGCCATCTGACCATGATCCGCGCCCTCGGGTTCTCCCTCGCGGTCGGTGTGCTGGTCGACGCGTTCCTCATCCGCATGACGTTGACGCCGGCGGTGATGTACCTGTTGGGCAGGCACGCCTGGTACCTGCCCAAGTGGCTGGACAAGATGCTGCCGGACGTGGACGTCGAGGGCGCCAAGCTCAACGAGCACCTGCCCGGCGCGGACAGCCCACGCTCGCCGGAAACGGCCGAGCTGCCGGCAACCTCCTATGCTGAGGCCGGAGCGGGCAGCTCGCGGTAA
- a CDS encoding Maf family protein, producing the protein MTEIASAPDESPLPLLILASQSPGRARILRDAGLAFETIVSDVDEDAALESARSRFGELSPADVALLLARAKAEAVAGLDAADGAVVLGCDSVFELHGIGYGKPYTEEETRRRWVGLRGQTGVLHSGHWLIDNRAPGPEDDAGSGVTDGAVASAAVTFGRPTDEEVARYAASGEPLHCAGAFTIDGRASAFIERVEGDPHAVVGLSVSTLRGLLEPMGLSITDLWE; encoded by the coding sequence ATGACCGAGATTGCCTCCGCACCGGACGAGTCCCCGCTACCCCTGCTGATCCTCGCGTCCCAGTCGCCGGGCCGCGCCCGCATTCTGCGCGATGCGGGCCTTGCCTTCGAGACGATCGTCTCCGACGTCGACGAGGACGCCGCACTGGAGTCGGCGCGCTCCCGGTTCGGCGAGCTTTCCCCCGCGGACGTGGCACTCTTGTTGGCTCGCGCCAAGGCCGAGGCCGTGGCCGGGCTGGATGCGGCCGACGGCGCCGTCGTCTTGGGGTGTGACTCGGTCTTCGAACTGCACGGCATCGGCTACGGCAAGCCGTACACCGAGGAGGAGACCCGCAGGCGGTGGGTTGGCCTGCGCGGCCAGACCGGCGTGCTGCATTCGGGTCACTGGCTCATCGACAATCGCGCCCCGGGGCCGGAGGACGACGCCGGAAGCGGCGTCACCGACGGTGCTGTCGCCTCGGCGGCGGTGACGTTTGGGCGCCCCACGGACGAGGAGGTGGCCCGCTACGCGGCCTCCGGCGAACCGTTGCACTGCGCGGGAGCCTTCACGATCGACGGGCGCGCCTCCGCCTTTATCGAACGCGTTGAGGGAGACCCGCACGCCGTGGTGGGCCTCTCCGTGTCGACTCTGCGCGGACTGCTGGAGCCCATGGGCCTGTCCATCACCGACCTCTGGGAGTAG
- a CDS encoding acetyl/propionyl/methylcrotonyl-CoA carboxylase subunit alpha gives MATLSKVLIANRGEIAVRVIRAARDEGISSVAVYADPDRDALHVRLADEAYALGGESAADSYLVMDKILDAAAASGADAIHPGYGFLSENAEFAQRVIDAGLTWIGPPPQAIAQLGDKVQARHIAEKVGAPLVPGTKDPVESTQEVLDFADEHGLPLAIKAAYGGGGRGIKVARDREEIAELYESAVREATAAFGRGECFIERFLDAPRHVETQCLADAHGDVVVVSTRDCSLQRRNQKLVEEAPAPFLTDAQNERLYAASKAILKEAGYVGAGTCEFLVGQDGVISFLEVNTRLQVEHPVSEEVTGIDLVREQFRLARGEALGYADPETRGHSFEFRINGEDAGRNFMPAPGTISCLKLPTGPGVRIDSGVEEGETVSGNFDSMIAKLIVTGSTRAQAATRARRALAELIIEGMPTVVPFHRAVMADAAFVPDEGPFSVHTRWIETEWVNEVPAFDAATAASAEDAEERQAVTVEVGGKRLEVVLPAGFGAAAAAKPAKAKRKRGSRSGGSAAAGASGDALASPMQGTIVKVAAADGDEVAEGDLIVVLEAMKMEQPLTAHKSGTVKGLTATVGATVSAGEAVASIVD, from the coding sequence ATGGCCACGCTGTCCAAGGTCCTCATCGCCAATCGGGGCGAAATCGCCGTCCGCGTGATTCGCGCCGCCCGGGACGAGGGCATTTCCTCCGTCGCTGTCTACGCCGACCCTGATCGCGACGCGCTGCACGTCCGCCTCGCCGACGAGGCCTACGCCCTCGGCGGAGAGAGCGCCGCTGATTCCTATCTGGTGATGGACAAGATCCTCGACGCCGCCGCGGCCTCCGGCGCCGACGCGATTCACCCCGGTTACGGGTTCCTCTCCGAAAACGCGGAATTTGCCCAGCGGGTGATCGACGCGGGGTTGACCTGGATCGGGCCACCCCCGCAGGCCATCGCGCAGCTCGGGGACAAGGTCCAGGCCCGCCACATCGCCGAGAAGGTCGGTGCCCCTCTGGTCCCGGGCACCAAGGACCCCGTCGAGTCCACCCAAGAGGTCCTCGATTTCGCGGACGAGCACGGACTTCCCTTGGCCATCAAGGCCGCCTACGGAGGCGGCGGGCGCGGCATCAAGGTGGCCCGCGATCGCGAGGAGATCGCCGAACTGTATGAATCGGCGGTCCGCGAAGCCACGGCCGCCTTTGGCCGCGGCGAGTGCTTCATCGAGCGTTTCTTGGACGCACCCCGCCACGTGGAAACCCAGTGCCTCGCGGATGCGCACGGCGACGTCGTCGTCGTCTCCACTCGAGATTGCTCCCTCCAGCGGCGCAACCAAAAGTTGGTCGAGGAGGCTCCCGCCCCCTTCCTGACCGACGCGCAGAACGAACGCCTGTACGCCGCCTCCAAGGCCATCCTCAAGGAGGCCGGGTACGTCGGTGCCGGCACCTGCGAATTCCTCGTGGGGCAGGACGGCGTGATCTCCTTTCTGGAGGTCAACACGCGCCTGCAGGTGGAGCACCCGGTCTCCGAAGAGGTTACCGGGATTGACTTGGTGCGCGAACAGTTCCGGCTCGCTCGCGGCGAGGCCCTTGGTTATGCCGACCCAGAGACCCGGGGTCACTCCTTCGAGTTCCGGATTAACGGCGAGGATGCGGGCCGCAACTTCATGCCGGCGCCGGGCACCATTTCCTGCCTGAAGCTGCCCACCGGACCCGGCGTCCGCATCGACTCCGGAGTGGAAGAGGGCGAGACCGTCTCGGGGAACTTCGACTCGATGATCGCCAAGCTGATCGTCACCGGCTCCACCCGCGCCCAGGCCGCGACGCGTGCCCGCCGCGCGCTGGCCGAGCTGATCATCGAGGGCATGCCGACGGTGGTCCCCTTCCACCGTGCCGTGATGGCCGACGCCGCCTTTGTCCCCGACGAGGGCCCGTTCAGCGTTCATACCCGATGGATCGAGACCGAGTGGGTCAACGAGGTCCCTGCGTTCGACGCCGCGACGGCGGCTTCAGCCGAGGACGCGGAGGAACGTCAGGCCGTCACGGTCGAGGTTGGCGGCAAGCGCCTCGAAGTCGTCCTGCCCGCCGGGTTCGGCGCCGCGGCCGCGGCCAAACCTGCCAAGGCCAAGCGCAAGCGCGGCTCGCGCTCGGGCGGCTCCGCGGCGGCGGGGGCGTCCGGAGATGCCTTGGCGTCGCCCATGCAGGGCACCATCGTCAAGGTAGCAGCCGCAGACGGCGATGAGGTGGCCGAGGGAGACCTGATCGTCGTGCTCGAGGCCATGAAGATGGAACAGCCGCTCACGGCTCACAAGTCCGGCACCGTCAAGGGGCTCACGGCCACCGTCGGCGCCACGGTATCGGCCGGCGAAGCCGTAGCCAGCATCGTCGACTAA
- a CDS encoding ROK family transcriptional regulator encodes MKTLAGVQTGHRARPERLPGATSSQREATARRILAAAWDGEPRTASELMDRTALTRATVLSVCKELVTAGWLTEEDDARKAGSYARGRPALRYRFAPASRLVVGVDAGQHSFKAHVATLQGRVLGRARRPQDPAADGPARRAELATVVDEALSDAAVSAERIAGVVIGAPAPVDLDGHSPSDAAENFWPRMNPDFVTVFAERDWSVIVDNDANLAALAEAGSGDAVNAYATLLSGERFGVGIVVDGRLLRGSRGGVGEMRVLDMVSGVGDPHGLAHWARQEIQAAAERGLLEESALGNLERDQIEAHHVFAAARCGDALALQVVDALGERLAPVVMLLSGLLDLDRIIIAGAVAESIEPVLQRARQIMAHDVTMSHAELVASTWGNGVVLQGAVEAAIAMVRSGPLGTAAS; translated from the coding sequence GTGAAGACTTTAGCGGGGGTACAGACCGGTCATCGGGCCCGTCCGGAACGTCTGCCGGGGGCCACGTCATCACAGCGTGAGGCCACTGCGCGCCGGATTCTCGCAGCGGCGTGGGATGGTGAGCCACGCACCGCCAGCGAACTGATGGACCGGACCGCACTAACTCGTGCCACCGTGCTCTCCGTGTGCAAGGAGCTGGTCACCGCGGGCTGGTTGACCGAGGAGGACGACGCCCGCAAGGCGGGTTCATACGCCCGTGGACGGCCAGCCCTGCGGTATCGCTTCGCCCCCGCATCGCGCTTGGTGGTCGGCGTCGACGCCGGCCAGCACTCGTTCAAGGCGCACGTGGCCACCCTGCAGGGCAGAGTCCTGGGGCGGGCCCGCCGGCCCCAGGACCCGGCGGCCGATGGACCCGCGCGGCGCGCCGAGCTCGCCACCGTCGTGGATGAGGCCCTGTCCGACGCCGCGGTATCCGCCGAGCGCATTGCCGGCGTCGTCATTGGTGCGCCCGCGCCGGTGGATCTCGACGGCCATTCGCCCTCGGACGCAGCGGAGAACTTCTGGCCGCGCATGAACCCGGACTTCGTGACGGTCTTCGCTGAACGAGACTGGAGCGTCATCGTCGACAATGATGCGAACCTGGCTGCGCTCGCCGAGGCCGGGTCCGGCGACGCAGTCAACGCGTACGCGACCTTGCTCTCCGGCGAGCGATTCGGCGTCGGAATCGTGGTGGATGGACGCCTGCTGCGCGGCTCCCGCGGCGGGGTTGGCGAAATGCGGGTCCTCGACATGGTGTCCGGGGTGGGTGACCCGCACGGGCTAGCCCACTGGGCGCGTCAAGAGATTCAGGCCGCCGCCGAGCGGGGACTCCTGGAGGAGAGCGCCTTGGGCAACCTTGAGCGGGACCAGATCGAGGCCCACCACGTCTTCGCCGCGGCGCGCTGCGGCGACGCGCTGGCGCTTCAGGTCGTGGACGCGCTCGGCGAGCGGTTAGCACCCGTCGTGATGCTGCTCTCCGGTCTGCTGGACCTCGACCGGATCATCATCGCCGGCGCCGTGGCCGAATCCATCGAGCCCGTCCTGCAGCGCGCCCGGCAGATCATGGCGCACGACGTGACGATGTCCCATGCAGAACTCGTGGCCTCAACGTGGGGAAACGGCGTCGTGCTTCAGGGGGCAGTGGAAGCGGCGATCGCGATGGTTCGCTCTGGCCCCTTGGGAACTGCGGCGTCCTAG
- a CDS encoding ABC transporter substrate-binding protein, translating to MGVKPPSTLSRRTLLTGAAGLAGLTLAGCGTGAQQATEIRFYQTKREVITYIRDLLEDFHTEYPAIQPIHDTSEGTLNGQFVRSSPPDLSLHLYNYEMARFQERGELSDLSDLPAAHNVTESVLEQIKLFPTYPGRMSVLPYSMMSAAVIYNREIFAEHGVDVPTTHSEFIAACETFAAAGITPIYGTWADPWTLAQGLVDYSVGGMVDVISLFQQLREAGADVGPDSPVSFSRTLREPLEKMLTLLPYHQADAKGRNYGDGNNAFANGQAAMYLQGPWALVEIHKINPDAQVGTFPLPMTEDPADNKVRINLDLALWIPEGAQHPSEARELANYLTRPEIQDAYNEHALGFGVRKDAPAVTDPRILDMQPFVDRGAVYQGVSQGIPTTIPFYNYCQDLVFGADLERMLATLDADWARLAQRA from the coding sequence ATGGGCGTGAAGCCACCATCGACTCTCTCCCGGCGAACGCTCCTGACTGGCGCGGCCGGCTTGGCCGGCCTCACGCTGGCCGGCTGCGGCACGGGTGCACAGCAGGCGACCGAGATTCGCTTCTATCAAACTAAGCGAGAAGTCATCACCTACATCAGGGATCTCTTGGAGGACTTTCACACCGAATATCCCGCGATCCAGCCGATTCACGACACGAGTGAGGGAACGCTGAACGGGCAGTTCGTCCGCAGCTCTCCGCCGGACCTCTCCCTGCATCTGTACAACTATGAAATGGCTCGCTTCCAAGAGCGCGGCGAGCTCAGCGACCTCTCCGATCTCCCCGCGGCGCACAACGTCACGGAGTCGGTGCTGGAACAGATCAAGCTCTTCCCCACGTACCCGGGGAGGATGTCCGTGCTGCCGTATTCCATGATGTCCGCGGCCGTGATCTACAACCGGGAGATTTTTGCCGAACACGGCGTTGACGTGCCCACCACGCACAGCGAGTTCATCGCGGCCTGCGAGACGTTTGCGGCCGCCGGCATCACGCCGATCTACGGCACGTGGGCCGATCCCTGGACCCTCGCTCAGGGCCTCGTGGATTACAGCGTGGGAGGCATGGTGGACGTGATCAGCCTCTTCCAGCAATTGCGCGAGGCGGGCGCCGACGTCGGCCCCGACTCCCCCGTGTCCTTTAGCCGCACGCTCCGCGAACCACTGGAAAAGATGCTCACGCTCTTGCCCTACCACCAAGCTGACGCCAAGGGCCGCAACTACGGCGACGGGAATAACGCGTTCGCCAACGGACAGGCGGCCATGTACCTGCAGGGCCCCTGGGCGCTGGTCGAAATTCATAAGATCAACCCCGACGCCCAGGTCGGCACGTTCCCTCTGCCCATGACCGAGGACCCGGCGGACAACAAGGTACGGATCAACCTCGACTTGGCCCTGTGGATCCCCGAGGGTGCGCAGCACCCCAGCGAGGCGCGCGAGTTGGCGAACTACCTGACCCGGCCAGAGATTCAGGACGCGTACAACGAACACGCGCTCGGTTTCGGCGTCCGGAAGGACGCGCCAGCGGTAACGGATCCGCGCATTCTCGACATGCAGCCGTTCGTCGACCGCGGCGCCGTCTATCAAGGGGTGTCCCAAGGCATCCCCACCACCATTCCGTTCTACAACTACTGCCAAGACCTCGTCTTCGGTGCAGACCTTGAGCGCATGCTGGCCACCCTCGACGCCGACTGGGCGCGCCTCGCCCAACGGGCCTAA
- a CDS encoding carbohydrate ABC transporter permease, translating into MTLMTPPARHTARPHGLRPTPKKRPDPTHFLFLIPTLVAFTLCIALPAVMGIFFSFTNSVGYGDWDFVGLANYQLMFTDPAIMASFWFTLWFSAVTVIVTNVIAFLLAVGLTSQIRARVPMRAIFVIPMVVSPIIIAFVFQFLFAKTLPAAAQAVGFGPLEESILANPDLAWASIVVVTAWQAIPQALLIYIAGLLAIPADLYEASALDGAGAWQQMRMITIPLMASYISINVIIAFKNFLNAYDIIVGLTEGGPGTSTRSVAMTIFSGFETGDYAYQMATATIFFLITLAIALVQLRLTRRKDQ; encoded by the coding sequence ATGACGTTGATGACCCCACCCGCTCGCCACACGGCGCGCCCCCACGGTCTGCGGCCAACCCCCAAGAAGCGCCCAGACCCCACACACTTCTTGTTCCTGATCCCGACGCTCGTCGCCTTTACGCTGTGCATCGCCCTGCCCGCCGTGATGGGCATCTTCTTCAGCTTCACCAACTCGGTCGGCTATGGCGACTGGGACTTCGTGGGGCTGGCGAACTACCAGCTCATGTTCACGGACCCAGCCATCATGGCGTCCTTTTGGTTCACCCTCTGGTTCTCGGCCGTCACCGTGATCGTCACCAACGTGATCGCGTTCCTGCTGGCGGTCGGCCTCACGTCACAGATCCGCGCGCGCGTTCCGATGCGGGCCATCTTTGTGATCCCGATGGTGGTTTCCCCCATCATCATCGCGTTCGTCTTCCAATTCCTCTTCGCTAAAACACTCCCGGCCGCCGCGCAGGCCGTGGGATTCGGTCCGCTCGAGGAATCCATCCTGGCCAACCCTGACCTCGCGTGGGCCTCGATCGTGGTGGTGACCGCCTGGCAGGCGATCCCGCAGGCGCTCCTGATCTATATCGCCGGACTGCTGGCGATCCCGGCGGACTTGTACGAGGCCTCGGCGCTCGACGGCGCCGGCGCCTGGCAGCAAATGCGTATGATCACCATCCCCCTCATGGCCAGCTACATCAGCATCAACGTGATCATCGCCTTCAAAAACTTCTTGAACGCCTACGACATCATTGTGGGCTTGACCGAGGGCGGGCCTGGCACGTCTACCCGGTCCGTCGCAATGACCATCTTCTCCGGATTCGAAACGGGCGACTACGCCTATCAGATGGCCACAGCCACGATCTTCTTCCTCATCACGCTGGCGATTGCCCTCGTGCAACTGCGGCTGACGCGCCGAAAGGACCAGTGA
- a CDS encoding carbohydrate ABC transporter permease, with protein sequence MSALTIDSIGTTRKVPTNRAKGRMSRDKFNIPLTVTLALCTLAVLIPLFVTVNMAFKTGSQAVQGEAFVLPSPLSIEGFVQAWELTNFPVAFGLSAFVSAIAVAGAVLISSMAAYAIHANWERTFFRFAFFYVLAAMFLPFPVLALSQIKLSGLVGLDTPLGVGILHIMFMLGFNVLLLTTFLRGMPQELEEAARIDGASTWQTFWRVIFPVLSPMAATVGIFAFLFSWNDFMMPSMIIADPALQTLPVVNQLFQSQFSSNYHVSFASYLMAMAPAIVAFIFTQRWVLAGVTQGAVKS encoded by the coding sequence ATGTCTGCATTGACCATCGATTCAATTGGCACCACGCGCAAAGTCCCCACCAACCGCGCGAAAGGGCGGATGAGCCGGGACAAGTTCAACATCCCGCTGACGGTGACCCTGGCACTGTGTACGCTGGCGGTTCTCATCCCGCTCTTCGTCACGGTCAACATGGCCTTCAAGACGGGCTCGCAAGCGGTACAAGGCGAGGCCTTCGTCCTGCCCAGCCCCCTCAGCATCGAAGGGTTCGTTCAGGCGTGGGAGCTCACCAACTTCCCCGTGGCGTTCGGCCTGTCCGCCTTCGTCTCCGCCATTGCCGTCGCGGGCGCCGTCCTGATCAGCAGTATGGCCGCCTACGCCATTCACGCCAATTGGGAGCGGACATTCTTCAGGTTCGCGTTCTTCTACGTTTTGGCGGCCATGTTTCTGCCGTTTCCGGTGCTCGCGCTCTCTCAGATCAAGCTCAGTGGACTCGTCGGGCTCGACACCCCGCTTGGCGTCGGCATCCTGCACATCATGTTCATGCTGGGATTCAATGTCCTGCTGCTCACCACCTTTCTGCGCGGCATGCCGCAGGAGTTGGAAGAGGCAGCGCGCATCGACGGCGCCTCCACGTGGCAGACCTTTTGGCGGGTCATTTTTCCCGTGCTCTCCCCCATGGCCGCCACCGTGGGGATCTTTGCGTTCCTCTTCTCCTGGAACGACTTCATGATGCCGTCGATGATCATCGCCGACCCGGCGTTGCAGACGCTGCCCGTGGTGAACCAGTTGTTCCAAAGTCAGTTCAGCAGCAACTACCACGTGAGCTTCGCCTCTTACCTCATGGCGATGGCGCCCGCCATCGTCGCCTTTATCTTCACCCAGCGCTGGGTCCTCGCGGGCGTCACGCAGGGTGCTGTGAAGTCCTGA